One window of the Runella slithyformis DSM 19594 genome contains the following:
- a CDS encoding ISAon1 family transposase N-terminal region protein encodes MESFLPIVQFLLPEFILENFELTTINRQEGVFHIHLTEKNTDDRDSERKNLLSKGFFAPITVQDFPLRGQKVFLHIKRRRWLNTQTGKVVYRDWAEVSKGTRMTSEFANFLKGISGYESE; translated from the coding sequence TTGGAGAGTTTCCTACCTATCGTTCAGTTCCTGTTGCCCGAGTTCATTTTGGAAAATTTTGAATTGACTACTATTAACCGCCAAGAGGGTGTCTTCCATATCCATCTTACAGAGAAAAATACAGACGATCGAGACTCTGAGCGGAAAAATTTGTTATCCAAAGGTTTTTTTGCGCCCATAACTGTCCAAGACTTTCCCCTGCGTGGGCAAAAGGTCTTTCTTCACATTAAGCGCCGCCGATGGCTCAATACCCAAACAGGTAAAGTAGTTTACAGAGACTGGGCAGAAGTAAGCAAAGGAACGCGAATGACAAGTGAATTCGCGAATTTTTTAAAAGGTATCAGTGGATACGAATCCGAATAG
- a CDS encoding peroxiredoxin, with protein sequence MSLRLGDVAPDFEADTTKGQIHFHQWLGDSWGLLFSHPADFTPVCTTELGRTALLKGEFEKRNVKVIAVSVDDLESHNRWVPDINEVNDTDVNFPIIADGDRTVATLYDMIHPNASEKATVRSVFVIGPDKKIKLTLTYPASTGRNFNEILRVIDSLQLTANYQVATPADWKDGEDVIVVPAVSTEDAQKKFTKGLTIVKPYLRYTPQPNK encoded by the coding sequence ATGTCACTAAGGTTAGGCGATGTAGCCCCGGACTTTGAAGCCGACACAACAAAAGGTCAAATTCATTTTCACCAATGGCTGGGTGATTCATGGGGGCTTCTTTTTTCACACCCTGCCGATTTTACACCGGTATGTACGACTGAATTGGGCAGAACTGCACTCCTGAAGGGAGAATTTGAAAAACGTAACGTAAAAGTGATTGCGGTCAGCGTGGATGATCTGGAGTCGCACAATCGTTGGGTGCCGGACATTAACGAAGTGAATGATACCGACGTCAACTTCCCGATCATTGCCGACGGCGATCGTACCGTGGCAACACTCTACGATATGATCCACCCTAATGCAAGCGAAAAAGCAACGGTTCGTTCGGTATTTGTAATTGGGCCCGATAAAAAAATAAAACTGACGCTTACCTATCCTGCCTCCACAGGACGTAATTTCAACGAAATACTCCGTGTGATTGACTCATTGCAGTTGACCGCAAACTATCAGGTGGCTACTCCGGCCGACTGGAAAGACGGTGAGGATGTAATTGTAGTACCGGCGGTGTCGACGGAAGATGCTCAGAAGAAATTCACAAAAGGTCTCACGATTGTCAAGCCTTATTTGCGCTATACTCCGCAGCCAAACAAGTAA
- a CDS encoding efflux RND transporter permease subunit, whose protein sequence is MWNKIAAGIIRFRFAWIALIFVTVAYMGYEGSKIELSYQMARILPPNDPTEKEYQRFRKIFGEDGAIMVIGWQDPALFELSKFREWYGLAERIKAMKGIKNVLSLGHLYKVERNDSLSKFEFKPLFTTLPSTQAEMDSLKSQVKKLPFYEGLAINSKTNSTLIVITFNDKDLNSSRRITIVQDIKAMADEFSVKHKTDLHYSGMPFIRTVIMKKISGELKLFMALAVFVTAFILWLFFRSIRLTLLSIGVVLMGVIFSVGLLQLFGYKITALTGLIPPLLIVIGVPNCVFLLNKYQLELKTHGNKEDAIREMVNQIGLSIFLANITTAIGFGVFYFTNSALLVEFGIVASICVMVTYVLCLVLLPITLYYMDIPKPRHLKHLEGKWAKGFLNKIDFWVHNRRRTIYAAMVVVIIVSAYGMTKIKAVGYIVDDLPQDDPVYVDLRFFESNFNGVLPFEVMIDTKQPNGVFGNQAQVLYKIKALQNELADFKEFSKPVSVVEASRFLYQAYRGGEARYYVLPGALELSKLTDYVQGDNRGVKQLNSFMNEDRSITRVSFQMADVGSERIKDLLGKIRPKVDSIFNPSQYNVSLTGNSLVFLKSNDYLLGNLYESLLIAIVLIALVGMVLFRSISIILLSKLPCLIPLALTAGIMGYFNIHFKPTTILVFSITFGIASDGTVYFLTRYRQELYQRGRTASEAVTQAIFGTGLSMIYTAIILFCGFSIFAASSFGGTAAMGVMVSITLLVAMCTNLILLPALLLSIAKRQKEKPA, encoded by the coding sequence ATGTGGAATAAAATTGCTGCGGGCATTATCCGTTTTCGATTTGCATGGATTGCATTGATTTTTGTGACAGTAGCCTATATGGGATACGAAGGAAGTAAAATCGAACTTTCTTATCAAATGGCCCGTATTCTGCCACCCAATGACCCCACTGAAAAAGAATACCAGCGTTTCCGAAAAATATTCGGCGAAGACGGTGCCATCATGGTGATCGGATGGCAAGACCCTGCCCTTTTTGAACTTTCCAAATTTCGGGAGTGGTACGGTCTCGCAGAGCGTATTAAGGCCATGAAAGGAATAAAAAATGTCCTTTCGCTGGGCCATTTATACAAAGTGGAGCGGAATGACAGCCTGAGCAAATTTGAATTCAAACCGCTTTTTACCACGCTGCCATCTACGCAGGCGGAGATGGACAGCCTGAAAAGTCAGGTAAAAAAACTTCCTTTTTACGAAGGCTTAGCCATTAATTCCAAAACAAATTCTACCCTGATCGTTATTACATTCAATGACAAAGACCTGAATTCATCGCGTCGAATCACCATCGTGCAGGATATTAAGGCCATGGCAGATGAGTTTTCGGTCAAGCATAAAACAGACCTTCATTATTCGGGAATGCCGTTTATTCGGACCGTGATCATGAAAAAAATATCGGGGGAGTTAAAGCTTTTTATGGCGCTGGCGGTGTTTGTGACGGCGTTTATCCTCTGGCTTTTCTTTCGTTCGATACGGCTTACGCTCCTGTCGATCGGAGTGGTATTGATGGGGGTGATTTTTTCGGTGGGCCTGCTTCAGTTATTTGGGTACAAGATCACGGCATTGACGGGTCTTATTCCGCCGTTATTGATCGTGATCGGGGTTCCCAACTGCGTTTTTCTGCTGAACAAATACCAGTTGGAACTCAAAACCCACGGGAATAAAGAAGACGCTATTCGTGAAATGGTCAATCAGATCGGTCTTTCCATTTTTCTGGCCAACATTACGACCGCCATTGGTTTTGGGGTATTTTACTTTACCAATAGTGCTCTGCTGGTAGAATTCGGTATTGTAGCCTCAATTTGTGTCATGGTCACGTATGTGCTGTGTCTCGTGTTGTTGCCCATTACACTGTATTATATGGATATTCCAAAGCCCCGTCATCTCAAACACCTGGAAGGAAAGTGGGCAAAAGGGTTTCTGAACAAAATAGATTTTTGGGTGCACAATCGCCGTCGGACCATTTATGCGGCCATGGTCGTGGTGATTATCGTTTCGGCTTATGGCATGACCAAGATCAAAGCGGTGGGATATATTGTGGATGACCTGCCGCAAGACGATCCCGTCTATGTGGATCTGCGGTTCTTTGAGTCCAATTTCAACGGGGTGCTGCCGTTTGAGGTCATGATCGATACCAAACAACCGAACGGGGTATTTGGAAATCAGGCGCAGGTTCTGTACAAGATCAAGGCATTACAAAATGAATTAGCTGATTTTAAAGAGTTTTCCAAACCGGTTTCGGTCGTTGAAGCTTCGCGGTTTTTGTATCAGGCATATCGGGGAGGGGAAGCAAGGTATTATGTGTTGCCCGGTGCATTGGAACTGTCAAAACTGACCGACTATGTACAGGGAGATAACCGCGGGGTAAAACAACTCAATTCGTTTATGAACGAAGACCGCAGTATCACACGGGTGAGTTTTCAAATGGCGGATGTGGGTTCTGAGCGGATCAAGGACCTGCTGGGAAAAATTCGACCCAAAGTGGATTCCATTTTTAACCCTTCCCAATACAACGTCAGCCTGACAGGCAACAGCCTCGTGTTTCTGAAAAGCAACGATTATTTATTGGGGAATCTCTACGAAAGCTTATTGATTGCCATTGTGTTGATCGCCCTTGTAGGGATGGTGCTGTTCCGTTCGATTTCCATTATTTTGCTGTCCAAACTTCCCTGTCTTATTCCGCTGGCCTTGACGGCGGGTATCATGGGCTATTTTAACATCCACTTTAAGCCCACCACCATTTTGGTTTTCAGCATTACGTTTGGCATTGCCTCCGATGGCACGGTCTATTTTTTGACGCGCTACCGCCAGGAACTGTATCAGCGCGGACGCACGGCCTCCGAAGCGGTGACACAGGCCATTTTTGGAACGGGGCTGAGCATGATCTATACCGCCATTATTTTATTTTGCGGCTTTTCTATCTTTGCGGCATCCAGTTTTGGCGGTACGGCGGCCATGGGCGTGATGGTTTCCATCACGTTATTGGTAGCCATGTGTACCAATCTGATTCTGCTGCCTGCCCTGTTGCTGTCTATCGCTAAAAGGCAGAAAGAGAAGCCTGCGTAG
- a CDS encoding sugar phosphate isomerase/epimerase family protein yields the protein MNRRHFFQHATLGTAALVSPENSMPGLVKEVSPYKLGLSTYSYWHFKTPKVPIETVIDEAARLEIEGVDILHRQMDSEDNAYLQKLKRHAFVNGVDLICLSIHQSFVSPDAAERQKNIDHTLHCIELAYKMGIPSVRLNSGRWNTIKSFDELMAKRGVEPILPGYTEDDGFKWCIDSIEKCLTKAAECGVMLALENHWGLTSTPEGLLRIRKAIDSPWLGVLLDTGNFLEDPYTKLEKVAPIANFVQAKTYYGGGEWYTLDLDYKRIINILRQANYKGYIALEFEGKEAAETGVRKSVAMLREAMKA from the coding sequence ATGAATCGTCGCCATTTTTTCCAACACGCTACGCTGGGCACGGCTGCGTTAGTTTCTCCTGAAAATAGTATGCCGGGGCTAGTGAAAGAGGTATCTCCTTACAAATTAGGCCTTTCCACTTATTCGTACTGGCACTTCAAAACGCCCAAAGTACCCATCGAAACCGTTATTGACGAGGCGGCCCGCCTTGAAATAGAAGGGGTAGATATTCTGCACCGTCAAATGGACAGCGAAGACAACGCGTATCTCCAAAAGCTGAAACGCCATGCGTTTGTGAACGGCGTCGACCTGATCTGTCTGTCCATTCACCAAAGTTTCGTTTCGCCCGATGCCGCCGAGCGTCAGAAAAACATTGACCATACGCTGCACTGCATCGAACTGGCCTATAAAATGGGGATTCCGAGCGTTCGGCTCAACTCCGGGCGATGGAACACCATCAAGTCCTTTGATGAACTGATGGCCAAGCGCGGCGTAGAGCCGATCTTGCCCGGCTATACCGAAGACGACGGGTTTAAATGGTGCATCGACAGCATCGAAAAGTGCCTGACCAAAGCCGCTGAGTGCGGCGTGATGCTGGCCCTGGAAAACCACTGGGGCCTCACTTCCACCCCCGAAGGCCTCCTGCGCATTCGCAAAGCCATTGATTCTCCCTGGCTGGGGGTATTGCTGGATACGGGCAATTTTCTGGAAGACCCCTATACCAAGCTCGAAAAAGTAGCTCCCATCGCCAATTTTGTACAGGCCAAGACCTATTACGGCGGCGGAGAGTGGTACACATTGGATCTGGACTACAAACGCATCATCAATATTCTGCGTCAGGCCAATTACAAAGGGTACATTGCGCTGGAATTTGAAGGAAAAGAGGCCGCCGAAACGGGCGTTCGCAAAAGTGTAGCCATGCTGCGGGAGGCCATGAAGGCTTAA
- a CDS encoding GNAT family N-acetyltransferase, protein MPIQYTTAASDEDLRQIMALQRRNLYKNTPVEYQKDQGFTTVEHSFAVLKEMNEVLPQIIAKDGEALVGYALVMPRTFGQMVPELVPMFDIVAELNWQGKTIGEHRFYVMGQICVAESHRGQGIFDGLYAAHKKQFSTDFDICVTEVAVRNTRSQRAHERVGFRTIYTYEDYTDVWNVVVWDWH, encoded by the coding sequence ATGCCGATTCAATATACCACCGCTGCTTCCGACGAAGACCTCCGTCAAATCATGGCCCTTCAGCGCCGAAACCTGTACAAAAATACCCCCGTCGAGTACCAAAAAGACCAGGGATTTACGACCGTGGAACATTCCTTTGCGGTATTGAAGGAAATGAATGAGGTGCTGCCGCAGATCATTGCCAAAGATGGTGAGGCCTTGGTCGGCTATGCGTTGGTGATGCCCCGTACCTTTGGACAAATGGTGCCCGAGCTGGTACCCATGTTTGACATCGTAGCTGAGCTGAATTGGCAGGGCAAGACCATTGGTGAGCATCGTTTTTACGTCATGGGCCAAATCTGCGTGGCCGAGTCACACCGAGGGCAGGGCATTTTTGACGGTCTGTATGCCGCGCATAAAAAACAGTTTTCGACCGATTTTGACATTTGCGTTACGGAAGTAGCCGTGCGGAACACCCGTTCGCAGCGGGCGCATGAACGCGTAGGGTTCCGCACGATCTATACCTATGAAGATTATACCGACGTTTGGAACGTGGTGGTATGGGATTGGCATTAA
- a CDS encoding sugar kinase: MKKIVTFGQIMMRLSPPGFSRFVQAHTFDITYAGGEANVGIATAQWGVEAVHVTRFPDHDIGHAAVMYLRKYGLNTSEIRFGGDRIPVYYVENGANARASQVIYDRMNDSFCTLDETEFDWERILKGADWFHFTGITPALSESAANACLKAVQTARKLGVKVSADVNYRKGLWQWGKTPQEIMPALVDHCDLIVCGNSNADDLFGITPKSGDKNSWVSTMKQVMERFPNLKLVLDTKRQSISASHNELKGKAFDGNTYFKTGSHDLHHIVDRIGSGDAFIAAFLFGYDYYKNDVQRTLDFATAAAALKHTVEGDFNLVSIDEVERLATGDTSGKLSR; the protein is encoded by the coding sequence ATGAAAAAAATAGTTACTTTCGGTCAGATCATGATGCGGCTGTCACCGCCCGGTTTTTCTCGTTTCGTACAGGCCCATACGTTTGATATTACGTATGCCGGCGGCGAAGCAAATGTCGGCATAGCCACGGCCCAATGGGGCGTTGAAGCTGTACACGTGACCCGATTTCCTGACCACGACATAGGCCATGCGGCGGTCATGTACCTGCGCAAATATGGTCTCAATACCTCCGAAATCCGCTTTGGAGGCGATCGGATTCCCGTCTATTATGTAGAAAACGGTGCCAATGCGCGGGCAAGTCAAGTCATTTACGACCGGATGAATGATTCCTTTTGCACCCTTGATGAAACCGAGTTTGACTGGGAGCGCATCCTCAAAGGTGCCGATTGGTTCCACTTTACGGGTATCACACCGGCCTTGTCTGAAAGTGCCGCCAATGCGTGCCTGAAAGCCGTTCAAACCGCCCGCAAGCTGGGCGTAAAAGTGTCAGCGGATGTTAACTATCGCAAAGGGCTTTGGCAGTGGGGCAAGACCCCGCAGGAAATCATGCCCGCACTGGTCGATCATTGTGATTTGATCGTCTGCGGAAATTCCAATGCCGATGATCTGTTTGGTATTACCCCTAAATCCGGCGATAAGAACAGTTGGGTTTCGACCATGAAACAGGTCATGGAACGCTTTCCCAACCTAAAACTGGTTTTGGATACCAAGCGGCAGTCCATCAGTGCTTCGCACAATGAATTGAAAGGCAAAGCCTTTGACGGCAATACGTACTTTAAGACCGGCAGCCACGATCTGCATCATATCGTAGACCGTATCGGGAGCGGTGATGCCTTCATTGCCGCCTTTTTGTTCGGATACGACTATTATAAAAACGACGTGCAACGCACCCTCGACTTTGCCACGGCCGCTGCCGCCTTAAAACACACCGTGGAAGGTGATTTCAATTTGGTCAGCATTGATGAAGTAGAACGACTGGCCACGGGCGATACCTCCGGAAAACTGTCACGATAG
- a CDS encoding M24 family metallopeptidase, with product MKKTKTKGRGKPCPYNFITLYTFTFTLFTSLTLFAQYPILPERERARVIDEILEDRLTNLLPQLMRREGVDMWVIISREYNEDPVMKTMLPSTWLSARRRTIMVFFDAGGDKPLEKLAIARYDVGNLLKGEWDINVQPNQWQALAKVIEDRNPKKIALNFSKDYGHADGLTYTEQKELMANLSEKLKAKIVSADRLAVAWLETRSEKEAALYPLICRISHEIIQEAFSEKVIHPGVTTTDDVVWWMRQKVTDLGLETWFHPTVDIQRHDPANFDHLRTFSKRPDKQVIMPGDLIHCDFGITYLRLNTDQQQHAYILRPGESEVPEYIKKAFAQGNRLQDLLTERFKAGVTGNQMLLGALEQAKKENITASIYSHPIGVHGHAAGPTIGMWDQQKGVPGPGDYPLFTNTGYSIELNVAVEIPEWKKIIRIMLEEDGYYTADGFHYLDGRQTEVFTIPRKLANVK from the coding sequence ATGAAAAAAACCAAGACTAAGGGCAGAGGTAAGCCCTGCCCCTACAATTTCATTACACTTTACACATTTACCTTTACCCTTTTCACTTCTTTAACCCTTTTTGCTCAATATCCGATCCTACCCGAGCGCGAACGGGCGCGGGTCATTGATGAAATACTGGAAGACCGCCTGACCAATCTGCTGCCCCAACTCATGCGGCGCGAAGGCGTAGATATGTGGGTCATTATTTCTCGGGAATACAACGAAGACCCCGTCATGAAAACCATGCTGCCAAGCACGTGGCTGTCGGCCCGCCGCCGTACCATCATGGTGTTTTTTGACGCGGGCGGCGACAAACCGTTGGAGAAATTGGCCATTGCCCGCTACGATGTTGGCAACCTGCTCAAAGGCGAATGGGACATAAACGTTCAGCCTAATCAATGGCAGGCGTTGGCCAAAGTTATTGAAGACCGTAATCCCAAAAAAATTGCACTCAATTTCTCTAAAGACTACGGCCATGCTGACGGGCTGACCTATACCGAGCAAAAAGAACTGATGGCGAACTTGTCGGAGAAGCTAAAAGCCAAGATCGTATCAGCCGATCGCCTAGCCGTAGCATGGCTCGAAACTCGCTCCGAGAAAGAAGCGGCCCTGTATCCGTTGATCTGTCGTATCTCGCACGAAATCATTCAGGAAGCTTTTTCGGAAAAAGTCATTCATCCGGGCGTTACTACGACCGACGATGTGGTATGGTGGATGCGTCAGAAAGTAACCGATCTGGGCCTGGAGACGTGGTTTCACCCAACAGTCGATATACAGCGCCATGACCCGGCCAACTTTGATCATCTGCGTACCTTCTCCAAACGGCCGGACAAACAGGTCATTATGCCCGGCGATTTGATCCACTGTGATTTTGGCATTACGTATCTACGACTCAATACTGATCAACAGCAACACGCCTACATCCTTCGCCCGGGCGAGTCGGAGGTGCCGGAATATATCAAAAAGGCTTTTGCGCAGGGGAACCGTCTTCAGGACCTGCTGACCGAGCGATTCAAGGCAGGCGTAACGGGCAACCAAATGTTGTTGGGAGCCCTTGAGCAGGCAAAAAAAGAAAATATTACGGCCAGTATTTATTCCCACCCCATTGGGGTTCACGGCCACGCGGCCGGACCGACGATTGGCATGTGGGACCAGCAAAAAGGGGTTCCCGGCCCGGGCGATTATCCTTTGTTTACCAACACGGGGTATTCCATTGAACTGAATGTAGCCGTCGAAATTCCCGAATGGAAAAAGATCATTCGCATCATGCTCGAAGAAGACGGATACTACACCGCCGATGGGTTCCATTACCTGGATGGGCGTCAGACGGAGGTATTTACGATTCCAAGGAAATTGGCCAATGTGAAATAA
- a CDS encoding SDR family NAD(P)-dependent oxidoreductase: MSRTALITGATSGIGKATAEAFANSGINLILCGRRQDRLTELAAILGKQVKTTTLLFDVRDSAEVINAVASLPEAFQDIDILVNNAGNAHGMSPIQEGDFADWDAMMDGNVKGLLYVSKAVIAGMIQRGKGHIVNLSSVAGKQTYANGAVYCASKKAVEAISEGMRLDLTQHGIKVTNIAPGAVETEFSLVRFKGDESRAAKVYEGFDALRAEDIADTILYAVKAPAHVTIADVTIYAAAQAAPTTVYRK; the protein is encoded by the coding sequence ATGTCACGCACAGCTCTAATTACGGGTGCTACCTCCGGTATAGGTAAAGCTACGGCCGAAGCCTTCGCAAATTCAGGAATTAATCTCATTTTATGCGGTCGCCGTCAGGACCGGCTGACTGAACTGGCAGCTATTTTAGGAAAACAGGTAAAAACCACCACTTTGCTTTTTGATGTGCGTGACAGTGCCGAAGTCATTAATGCCGTTGCTTCTTTACCGGAGGCTTTTCAGGACATTGATATTTTGGTAAATAATGCCGGAAATGCGCACGGGATGTCGCCGATACAGGAGGGTGATTTTGCCGATTGGGATGCCATGATGGATGGTAATGTAAAAGGCCTTTTGTATGTATCAAAGGCAGTTATTGCAGGAATGATACAGCGCGGCAAAGGGCATATCGTCAATTTAAGTTCTGTAGCGGGCAAGCAGACCTATGCAAATGGAGCCGTTTATTGTGCTTCCAAAAAAGCAGTGGAAGCCATCAGCGAAGGGATGCGTCTTGATTTAACTCAACACGGTATCAAAGTGACGAATATTGCGCCGGGCGCTGTTGAAACGGAGTTTTCATTGGTGCGGTTTAAAGGGGATGAAAGCCGGGCTGCAAAGGTGTATGAAGGGTTTGACGCGCTTAGGGCGGAGGATATCGCAGATACCATCTTATACGCCGTCAAAGCTCCGGCGCACGTAACCATTGCCGATGTTACCATTTATGCCGCCGCTCAGGCTGCGCCCACAACTGTTTACCGCAAATAA
- a CDS encoding SPFH domain-containing protein, translating into MKNNLTSAFLILVALFGCTRVQPNYEGVLMKNYGREGRGDFTVVTGSQGLLGPGTELYQVPMFEQKADPAEVVITAKDAGVFTVDPSLTYQAIRTKGADIIFNYKHVGIDDENTIMDNIEGAVLNALVVNAYREEARNFSTDSLMNNLNHFEQSVEIRLKKDFESKYFTLTSLTSGLKPPTSMAEAIERRNNAKQQAEQVKNELEVARMNLEKAKIEAEANRVKAGGLEPRVLQEQWIEAIRNTQNKVIITDGRTPIILGQQ; encoded by the coding sequence ATGAAAAATAACCTTACCTCTGCATTTCTCATTCTCGTTGCTCTTTTCGGCTGCACACGCGTACAACCCAACTATGAAGGCGTACTCATGAAAAACTACGGTCGCGAAGGTCGAGGCGACTTTACGGTTGTAACAGGCTCACAAGGCTTGCTCGGCCCCGGGACAGAGCTCTATCAGGTGCCTATGTTTGAACAAAAGGCCGACCCGGCCGAGGTCGTCATTACCGCCAAAGATGCAGGCGTTTTTACCGTCGACCCTTCCTTAACCTACCAAGCCATTCGCACCAAAGGAGCCGATATTATTTTTAATTACAAACACGTAGGCATTGATGATGAAAATACCATCATGGACAACATTGAAGGGGCGGTATTAAATGCGTTGGTTGTCAATGCCTACCGGGAAGAAGCGCGCAATTTCAGTACTGACAGCCTGATGAACAACCTGAACCATTTTGAACAGTCAGTGGAAATACGCCTGAAAAAGGATTTTGAATCGAAGTACTTTACCCTTACGTCTCTGACAAGCGGCCTCAAACCGCCTACGTCCATGGCCGAAGCCATTGAGCGCCGCAACAACGCTAAGCAACAGGCCGAGCAGGTAAAGAATGAATTGGAAGTAGCACGAATGAATTTGGAAAAAGCCAAAATAGAAGCCGAAGCCAACCGCGTAAAGGCCGGCGGCCTTGAGCCGAGGGTTTTGCAGGAACAATGGATCGAAGCGATACGCAACACGCAAAACAAAGTCATCATTACGGATGGCCGTACGCCCATTATTTTAGGCCAACAGTAA
- a CDS encoding leucine-rich repeat domain-containing protein, translating into MKILSALPLLLILSSASAQVIIMPFAEAAKQGMTYKKLDSLYRGTRPFHSGTQEEYVKEENALLRRKTQIARKIFGIRTAPAAIMYHLYTNKTGRFDYLLYEIRGQISPESEKALVDSLRHLLNAYRFGVKITSAHVSSHFMNLGLIRSIPKGDSIISSLEAAQSTTRPDTVKVLALNQLELTQVPDVMYRFPNLKELNLSGNELKIAHIAVNRLPKLRQIWLNNNQLTDSSLHLTQNKTLQILNIQGNRFTDIPQAVKNCRRLKSLWMGYNNLTALNQKSFRKLRRLQDINLYSCGLKTLPKDIVKLRRLEVLDVYYNDLSTIPPSVSRMRRLQQLALSHNQLTLLPDNLGKLRHLQALYLHHNRLNRLPGSIGKLTSLQILDIGYNQFSTLPAQIGSLHRMEEMDMSYNNLSEVPPPLPYLRQLKKLYLRENPVAQDAQLREHSKAIVQILEAKNIQVSY; encoded by the coding sequence ATGAAGATCCTTTCTGCCTTACCGCTTCTTTTGATTCTTTCTTCCGCTTCTGCACAGGTCATTATTATGCCTTTTGCAGAAGCGGCCAAACAGGGCATGACCTACAAAAAACTGGACAGCCTGTACCGGGGAACCCGGCCTTTTCACTCCGGTACACAGGAAGAGTACGTCAAGGAAGAAAATGCGCTGCTGCGCCGCAAAACGCAAATAGCCCGCAAGATCTTCGGTATCCGCACCGCACCGGCTGCCATCATGTATCACCTCTATACCAACAAAACGGGTCGGTTCGATTATCTTTTGTACGAAATACGCGGCCAAATTTCGCCTGAATCCGAAAAGGCACTGGTCGACTCTCTCAGACACCTGCTGAATGCGTATCGTTTTGGGGTAAAGATCACTTCGGCGCACGTATCGTCTCATTTCATGAATTTGGGGCTGATCCGAAGCATTCCCAAAGGCGACAGTATCATCAGCAGCCTCGAAGCCGCTCAATCTACCACCCGGCCCGATACCGTGAAGGTCTTGGCCCTGAATCAACTGGAGCTGACCCAAGTGCCCGACGTGATGTATCGCTTTCCGAATTTAAAGGAACTAAACCTGAGCGGTAACGAATTGAAAATCGCCCATATTGCGGTCAATCGCCTTCCGAAACTGCGTCAGATTTGGCTCAACAATAACCAATTGACCGACAGCAGCCTGCACCTGACCCAAAACAAAACGCTTCAAATCCTGAACATCCAGGGTAATCGTTTTACCGATATTCCTCAAGCCGTGAAAAATTGCCGCCGCCTGAAAAGTCTGTGGATGGGCTACAACAACCTCACGGCCCTTAATCAAAAAAGTTTCAGGAAGCTCAGGCGTTTGCAGGACATCAACCTGTACTCCTGTGGGCTCAAGACCCTTCCCAAAGACATCGTAAAATTGCGTCGGTTGGAGGTCTTGGATGTATATTACAATGACCTTTCAACGATTCCCCCGTCGGTAAGTCGAATGCGCAGATTGCAGCAATTGGCCCTGTCGCATAATCAACTCACCCTCCTGCCCGACAATCTGGGCAAACTCCGGCACCTACAGGCGCTGTATCTGCACCACAACCGCCTCAACAGACTGCCGGGCAGCATAGGAAAACTAACATCATTGCAGATTTTGGACATCGGGTACAATCAGTTCAGCACCCTTCCCGCTCAGATCGGCTCGCTGCACCGTATGGAAGAGATGGATATGAGTTATAATAACCTCAGTGAAGTACCGCCTCCTCTTCCCTACCTGCGTCAGCTCAAAAAGCTATACCTGCGGGAAAACCCTGTGGCCCAGGACGCTCAACTCCGCGAACATTCCAAAGCCATTGTGCAGATACTGGAAGCAAAAAATATTCAGGTATCGTACTGA